ttgcagatgacatgatactatacatagagattcctaaagatgctaccagaaaactactagagctaatcaatgaacttggtagagtagcaggatacaaaattaatgcacagatatctcttgcattcctatacactaatgatgaaaaatatgaaagagaaattaaggaaacactcccatttaccactgcaacaaaaagaataaaatatttaggaataaacctacataaggagacaaaagacctgtatgcagaaaactataagacactgatgaaagaaattaaagatgataccaacagatggagagatataccatgttcttggactggaagaaacaatattgtgaaaatactacccaaagcaatctacagattcaatgaatccctatcaaactaccaacggcaattttcacagaactggaacaaaaaatttcacaatttgtatggaaacacaaaagaccccgaatagccaaaacaatcttgagaaagaaaaatggagctggaggaatcaggctccctgacttcagactatactacaaagctacagtaatcaagacagtatggtactggcacaaaaatagaaatatagatcaatggaaaaggatagaaagcccagagataaacccacgcacatatggtcaccttatctttgataaaggaggcaagagtatacaatggagaaaagacagcttcttcaataagtggtgcggggaaaactggacagctacatgtaaaagaatgaaattagaacacttcctaacaaacatacacaaaaaaaaataaactcaaaatggattaaagacctaaatgtaaggccagacactataaaactcttagaggaaaacataagcagaacactctatgacataaatcacagcaagatcctttttgacccacctcctagagaaatggaaataaaaacaaaaataaacaaatgggacctaatgaaacttaaaagcttttgcatagcaaaggaaaccataaacaagatgaaaagacaaccctcagaatgggagaaaatatttgcaaacaaagcaactgacaaaggattaatctccaaaatatacaagcagctcatgcagctcaatatcaaaaaaacaaacaacacaatccaaaaatgggcagaagacctaaatagacatttctccagagatatacagattgccaacaaacacatgaaaggatgctcaacaccactaatcattagagaaatgcaagtcaaaaactacaatgaggtatcaccccacacgggtcagaagggccatcatcaaaaaatctacaaatgataaatgctggagagggtgtggagaaaaacgtaccctcttgcactgttggtgggaatgtaaattgatacagccactatggagaacagtatggacgttccttaaaaaactaaaagtagaactaccatatgacccagcaatcccactactgggcatataccctgagataaccataattcaaaaagagtcatgtaccacaacgttcattgcagctctatttacaatagccaggacatggaatcaacctaagtgtccatcgacagatgaatggataaagaagatgtggcacatatatacaatggaatattactcagccataaaaagaaacaaaattgagttattgtagtgaggtggatggacctagagtctgtcatacagagtgaagtaagtcagaaagagaaaaacaaatactgtctgtatgctaacatatatatacggaatcttaaaaaaaaaaaaaaaggttctgatgaacctaggggcagcacaggaataaagacacagatgtagagaatggacttgaggacacggggagggggaagggtaagctgggacgaagtgagagagtagcactgacatatatacactaccaaatgtaaaatagatagctagtgggaagcagctgtatggcacagggagatcagctcggtgctttgcgaccacctagaggggtgggatagggagggtgggagggagacgcaagagggaggggatatggggatacatgtatacatatagctgattcactttgttatacagcagaaactaacacaacattgtaaagcgttatactccaataaagatgttttaaaaaaatatactgatGGGAGGAATATAGTACAGAGAGAAATCGTCTATACAGAAAAGAaaggataggggcttccctggtggagcagtggttaagaatccgcctgccaatgcaggggacatgggttcgagtcctggtccaggaagatcccacatgccgcagagtaacaaagcctgtgcgccacaactacggagcctacGCTCTGTAGTCcgcgagccactactactgagcctgcgtgccacaactactgaagcccgcgcgcctagagcccgtgctccgcaacaggagaaaccactgcaatgagaagcccacgcaccgcaacgaagagtggcccccattcgccgcaactagagaaagcccgcacgcagcaacgaagacctgagacagccaaaaaataaataaattaaataaataaatttacttttaaaaaaagaaaagaaaggataattCATGGAATAAGGTTTCTGAAGGGGTAAAACAGCCTTAAGATAGGAACATTTATTAAGAGCCTACATTGTTCTAAACCCTAGATTCAAATGAACATATGATATTAGATAAATGTTTATTatcatctgcattttacagatgaggaaactgacatgtggagagtttaaataacttgtccaaactcacacagctaataagtggcaagcTGAGatatgaacccaggcagtctgattcaTTTGATTAGTCTCTCCTAACCTCACAAAATACAAAATTCCCCCCACAATATCCTTTGAGAGAAAATCTCTGGGAAAGAAGAGAATTAACAAGACACTTTGACTCATTTCCCCTAAGTTTTTGTGTCATCCTTGGGATTCTTTCACTGTTATCTGTTACCACCACTGTAGTACTTAATATGTGTTCCTTGGGTGATATTTGCATTTATTCAATTAAGCTCTTCAACTACTGTTTAACCTTAAATTTCCCTTCACCTAAATTGCAGTTTAAATGGTATTTCACCTAACTGTCCATGAAGGaagatttgtatttttctgattgTCGGCTGTCTCATATTTAGTAGCATCTTTTTCTTTGGACACCCATATGCCCAAAGAACATCCAGAATATCATGTTCCAAAAAGGTTGTTTCTTCTACTAACAGAGCAGGCAGCCTGAAAGCTGGAACTTGACACCATTTGCAAACCATCAGTGCATCTGGCTGCCCAAGGCTCTGTCAATCCACGTCACTAAGCTTCTCTGGACACTCAGCATCCACTCCGACAACAGCAGCCTGGCCAGTTGGTTCTTACCATCCTCCAACAATTCTCCCCTCTCTGTCCTACATCATCCATTTCTTCCTCTCTACTAGGTCACTACcatgagcaaacaaaaacctcccatcttaaaaaaaagaaaaaggaaatcctcTCTTAActccacccctctctccccctcttgtGTTACCATTCTCTTTTGCTCTGCTCCTCTGGGAAGAGTTGTATATATATTCTGGCCGCCCTCAATTCCTTTCCCTTCATTCTCTCTTAAACCCACTCCATTTAGGCTTTCACCCAGACCATCCTACTGAAACTATTGCTGTCAGGTCACAGGTCACTtaggtatctctctctctctctctcatacacacacacacacacacacacacacacacggcccccAGGATACAAGTCCCGTGCTGAGATTTCTGTCCGCTTTGTTCATTGTTGTATCCTCAGCACCTCCAAACCCGCGACATTTATCCCTCGATTCCAAAAGTCTGACTGAGGCTTCAAAGGATGAAGAGAGGGCTTAAGGCCACAGATCGGCCAAGGTGTATCAGGTTCCTCAGGCCGCTAAGGCAGTCCGGGAGATCCTAGGTGACTAAGCCGCTTCTTCTCCCTTTGCAGACCCTCTGGTTTTTCTCCAGAAAGGAATGGCCTCAGAGAGGAGATAGTAGCCGAGTCTTACAGGAGGGAAATCCGGGTCTGCTGCTCATCGGGAACACCGACCACTCCTTACAGGAGGCTCCCATAAAGTAAAGGTACAGACTGCCGGAGGCCGCTGCCGACGCTAGGCCAAGCCAGAGGGGCACTGGGAGGGGATCCTGCAAGCCTGAGGCTGGAAAGGACTAAAAAGACCCTCAGGGGGAGCAGTACACGGTCCCACGCCCCGGACCATCCCTCCTCCGTTGCGCGAGTTTCTCCCGCTTAGTGAGGTCAGGCGCTAAGCAAACGATTTTGCCGCTTGGCCTCGTGGGAGATGTAGTCTTTCATGAGGCAGGGCTAGCAGGGCCTTCTACAAAACTTTGgcaggagaagaagaaaacacGATGCGTATGGGAATCCAAAACGATCTTCAAGCTCACACAAACTCTAAATACACTTTTCCCCCGTTCCTTAGCCTCGGGCAGTCTCCAGAGCGGTTCCAACTCCAGCCCACCTCCAACGTCTCATGTTCCTCCACTCTGTTCGGGCCGATCTAGCTCTCTCCCGCTCGCTCGCCTCTCCGCAGCACTGTCCAATCATAGGTGCGTTCCTGGGAGTTCCCGGAGTGCCTTGCGGTTGCGATGGCTGCCCCCGGCAGGAGCGGGGCTGCGCTCCTTCGAACCGTGTTAGGGGTTTGGCCGCCGGGTCCCGACGCTGCGAGGGAATGGGTGACCCGGCTCCCCTCGCTCTTGGGCAGCCAGCAGAGGTGCGTCTCCTGTGTCTCGGGCCCGGCCTTCTTTGGTCCCCGCCTGGCCTCGGCTTCTCGCCCTAATGGCCAGAACTCAGCCCTGGACTGCTTCCTCGGACTCTCTCAGCCAGACAGCTCGTTGAATTTTCGCGTCCCCGCCGTGTGCATGCACAGAGGTAAAGGGCCCAGATAGATTTGTCTGGGACTGTCacggttttagcactgaaagtcccgtGTCGGGGAAACCCCTCAGTCTCTGGGGATATCGTCTTTGGCTCTGTATTACAGAAAACGATCTTGAGGCCCCGAGAGATAGAAGCGAGCAGTGAAGGATCTCATAGGAAAGAGATACTAGGTTCTAAGAGTTTTCGAGCCAGAGGGAACCGATCTGGTCACAACCACAGACGTTCGCAAAGAGCAGGAGATTGAAGGGCCACAGGCATGGCAGAGTTGTGgctctctgtcctcacatggggAGCAAACTTGACCCATCTACTTGTCAAGACACTGAATtccagttggcccttgaacaactcGGGGCAGAGGTGTTAGGGGTGCAGAACCCACGCAATCGAAAATCCTCATATAATTTATTGTGGGCCCTCCGTATATGCAGCTCCTCCGTATCCACGATTCccatctgaggattcaaccaactgcacaTCGCATAGTACACATttagtgaagaataaaaaaaaacaaaaaaatctgcgtataagtggaccagcacagttcaaacccatgttgctcaagggtcaactgtacaccTGGAAATAACACCCTCTATTTTTCAAGTAGCATAGACTAAAGGCTGAACACAAAAACTGGTAATTACGATGCAGTGTCATAAGGAGCAAATACAGAAAGACTGAGAAAGCTTGCCGAGCCTTCATTGTACCGTTAGTAGGGTGAGATAGAGCTGGAGGGATTTCTGGCTTTATCTGGTATAGAGATACTTTCACACATGTGCATACATTTACTGGGCACAACTACACAATACGATTCCACAAGGTTATTGAGTAttaagtgccaggcattgtgctgagtGGTTTTACACAATTGCCAATTGTCAAAAGAAGGTTATACAGTAAGTAGTTACCATCGATATcatttctgttttacatataagaaaactaAGGGGCTTATAGAGGTTAGAGAACTTGATAAAGGCATATAAACAAAGTAATGGACAAACTGAATCTCAAAGCCAGGTCTCGGCTTCAACCTGATGCACTAATCTTGTATCCGTATTCCCTTTTTCGATGGGTAGGACCGAGTACCTGACAGGGGATCCAGGTTGCACTACCTCTCACTCCCCTCCCATTCCCACACACAGGTGAGCAGGATCTCCTCTTGGTCCATCGCCCCGACATGCCTGAGAACCCCCGAGTCCTACGAGTGGTCCTCCTGGGTGCCCCGAATGCGGGAAAGTCAACCCTCTCCAACCAGCTGCTGGGCCGAAAAGTATGCTGCATCCTTGACATCCCCCACCCTTTCATTTCTCACTTCTTACTGTGCCTTCGTGGATTGTTCTAGAGGGATCTGGGACCTCACTTGGGACTTCTTTGTTCCTGGCAGGTGTTCCCTGTCTCCCAGAAGGTGCACACCACTCGCAGCCAAGCTCTGGGGGTCATCACAGAGAAAGAGACCCAGGTGGTGGGTACTTGCAATGGATGTCCAGCAAACAGGACAGAGGGTGAAGCTAAGAGGGTCTCCCTTCCTGTTAGACCTGAAGAAAATGATGCTTAGGCTCACTTCTCTGAGGGAAGGGGGCTCCTCTTCCTTTAGGCCTATGCAGTTCTCTCTCTACCTTCCCCCTTTGGCATCTAGTCAGAAAGGTCTCACTGCCTCTTTACTGCTGCCTAATCTTCCAAATATTCAGTTGTCCTCTTTTTCCTGGATCCTATCTAGAATTAAAGCAAGGCTGGAGGGTAAAAATTTGAAGTCAGCTTGGCCAAGAAGTGGGGGCAGGCTCCTGACATCAAGGGTGGGTGACCTTTCACTACCCAGCCATAATCTTTCCTCCTGGGGTTGGGGGTCTGGGCATCTCTCTTTCCTGATTTTAGATTCTACTTGACACACCTGGCCTCATCAGCCCTGCTAAACAGAAAAGGTAATAGCTGGGGAAACAGGGAGTTGTAGGGGGGAAAGGTGTTGAAGAGGGAGTGGGGAGATTCCATCATAGGGGCTGGAAAACCCCCTTATCACACCCCATCCCTCCTCAGGAGAGCATCACTCCCAAGACCCTTCCTGATCTATGTATGTCTGTCCCTTAGGCACCATCTGGAGCTCTCTTTGTTGGAAGATCCATGGAAGAGCATGGAATCTGCTGATCTGGGTTAGGCTCAGGATGGGAATCTGAAGCCCAATTTACATGGTCATGGCCTCTCATTGCTGATAGTTAAGGGGGATGGGGGTTGGCCAGATCCCATACTCTGTAAGTTTTGGAAGTTGGGGGGAAAGAGTGGTCATAACCTTGTCCTCCCTACACTGCCAACTTCCAGTTGTGGTTCTTGTGGATGTCTCGGACAAGTGGACTCGGAACCAGCTCAGTCCCCAGGTGCTCCAGTGCTTGACCCAGTTCTCCCAAGTCCCCAGCATCCTTGTCATGAACAAGGTGAGCACCACCTACCTGAGGAAGGGGTCTACTTCAAGGACCCCGTCTCACTGACCACAATCCCCTGcccgtcccccacccccaggttgaTTGCCTGAAGCAGAAGTCAGTTCTCCTGGAGCTTACAGCAGCCCTCACTGAAGGTGTGGTCAATGGCAAGAAGCTCAAAACGAGGCAGGCCGTCTGCTCACAGCGGGGCAACCATTGCCCCAGCCTAGCAGCTAAGGGCCCAAACACACTGTCTATGGGAGACCCTCAGCGGATTGGCTGGCCCCACTTCCAGGAGATCTTCATGTTGTCAGCCCTAAGCCAGGAGGATGTGAAAACACTAAAGGTCAGTTAGCCTTGACCGTAGCCTGGCCCTTGgtttccaccatgtgaagacaagCCTCAGAGTTCCTCCTCCTGGAAGTGAGAGTGAGAGGAAAGTCCTGCTTGGGACTGAGATGCCTACCTACTCCCTCTGTGCCCATAGCAATACCTCCTGGCACAGGCCCAGCCAGGGCCCTGGGAGTTCCACAGTGGAGTCCTCACCAGCCAGACGCCTGAGGAGATCTGCGCCAACATGATCCGAGAGAAGCTCCTGGAGTACCTGCCCCAGGAGGTGCCCTACAACGTGCAGCAGGTGCAGGCACATTTGGGGGTCATGGGGCTCTCCATCAGGCACACACCCGGAGCAGATAGCTGGGTCTCAAAGAGGGCGTGGGTAGGGGCCTGCCTGACCAGTCATGATGTCTCCCTGTGCAGAAGACGGTAATGTGGGAGGAAGGGCCAAACGGGAAGCTGGTGATTGAGCAGAAGCTTCTGGTGCCCAAAGAATCTCACATGGTAAGCAGGGCCAGGCTTGGAGGAGGGGCCAATACTCTGTTAGGCAGGGGTTCCTCCCTGACTGCTTGGGAGCTCTGAGAGCAGGCTCACGTCCCTGTCTATTACCCCACCCTCAGAGGATCCTGATCGGTCCGAAAGGGCACCTGATCTCCCAGATGGCACAGGAGGTGGGCCGCGACCTCATGAACATCTTCCTCTGTGAAGTTCAGCTCCGCCTGTCTGTGAAACTCCTCAAGTGACCACCCTCTGATATCTTTCCCAAGGCATCCCCGCCCAAGCTGCTGGCGGGAGCCACTGACCAGAACTGCCCCTACCTGGGGCCTGCAGGGCCTGGACCCGGGCCCGGACAGTGACTGGCTGGCTGACCGCTGGGTGGCTGGCGAGTCTGCACAGCCCCTGCCCGGCCATGCCTCCTGCTGGAGGAAGAAATCTACCTTAGCCTGGTTCCCACGTGGTTCCTCTGCCTGGGCCTGTAGCTGCTTAGGTCTTGGAAGCTGGCCCTTTGGTGTGGGAGCACTGCTGCCACCTGGCATTGGGCCCAGAGTTTCTTCCTGAGTTGTTAGCAGGGAGatctttcccctctcccctcagttCGTACACCTTGCAGCTGTGTAAGGACCCATGTGTCCTGAGTGAGATAgtgcctcccaccccacccctctctccAATCTCGGATGCTAATAAAGAGACAAGCAGCATTCTGGttctcatctttatttctttagaacaggaaagagaaaacgtACCCATTCCCTCCACACCTACCCCGTTGTCTGAGCTGGAGTCTCCCTCCCTTCAGTAGGCTGCTCCAGGGTCCCGAGCAATCTTCTTGGCACGTTTTCTGGGTGCAGCAAGAGAACCGTTACCATTACTAAACTCAGTAATGGTAACGGTTTCCTCGCCACTCCCAAGTGCCCTGGCGGTCGGCAGGCTGTGATAGGCTGAGCAGTGAGCACCGTGGGCTTGCAGCAACCCCTGGCCTCCTAATCAGCCTCCCGAGCTGGGAGTACCCGGACTAGTACATCATCTATACTGTAGTGTCTCATCACAAACTTACAGTATATGATGATATCCCAGTCAGGGCCCTGCAGGAGGCACAGGGAGCATGGCTTGGAGAGCACTGTGGCAGAGAGAGCCAGGCACTGGGGGCACAGCAGGACAGGTCAGGGATGGACACACAGAGCTCCCCACTCCCTGGCCGGCATCTCCTTGATTCTGTGGTCAAGGGCAGCCTGAAGGGGACTGATCCAAAGAGCCCTTCAGAGCTAGGGTCTGTTGAGATGTCCTTAGGGACCCAGCGCCGGAGTTTAACAAGCCAGAGATCACATAATGAAGCAGAAGATTTCCTCTGGTCAGACCAACAAGCAGACAGACCCAGAGGAGGAACACTTACCTGGGGCTGGAACTGCAGACTAAGGCCTTTGGAAGTAGGGAAACCCtatgcctcctgcctctccactcAAGCTGCTCCCTTTTAATCCACCAGCTGGCCCCTCCCCTTGGGTGGGGCACTTTCCCGGGTTCTGGAAGGCCCTGCCTCTTAACCCTTTCCCTGCTAGACTCCTTGGACTGAGGGTCACTGGCCCTTCTCCATTAGGCCCTTTGTCACATACTCTTTTATGGACCTTGCTAAGcctgctgggcctgggcctggctgaAGAAAACAGAGCCTCACCCCAGCCATTCTGCAGGGCTTAATTGCTGGTCAGAGccctggggaggtggtggtggttgtttttgGTGGTGGGAATGTTAGTTTGAATCTCTATAAGGCAGGGAGGGTCCTGACAGCTGGATCTTGGGGCAAGCTCTGACCTAAATTTCAGTCCCCAGGCCCCTGTCTATGTTTATGCTGAACCCAAGGAGGCCGGACCCTTTGCCCACCTCTGCCAGGGCAAGGTCCTCTAGGGGGAGGGGTCCTCTGCCGGAACATTTGAGGGCGGCTGGCTGAGTCAGTCCCAAGCTCACGTGGGAGCCAGCTTAGGAATGGGTAGGGGCTGTTCATCAGAGCTCAAGGCCCCCAGAGTGAGAGCCCGGCAGTATTAGGTTCTCTGCCTCCGGGAAAGGTGAGACTTGGAGTAGAGACTCCTCAAAGCAGGGCCTCTGCTCCTTGGACCCACATTCTGGGGAACACGTCTGCTTCTctgctccctccccttcccctctcctagACCATCTGGTATGTATGCTGGGAAGCAGTTACACCCCCCTCTGCAGGGGCAGATGAGGCCAGGATGGGGAGTGAGGGGAGAGACCCAAACTTCTTTTGGTTCCTTGGAGGTGTTTTACCTCCTGCTGTCACAGAGGCTTAGCACATGCTCTTGCCTCTGTTTGGCATGatcttccctcctttcttgtcTAGTTAACTCTTATTCCCTCTTCAGATCTCTAAGTGTCTCTTCTGCAGGGAAGTTTTTCCTGGCTAGTTAAATCCCCCTGTTATGGGCttgtttatttgtgtgattattcACATTAAGCAAATAATCACGAGGGCCTGGTTTATTCACCAACGTATCTCTACCACAGAGTAGTGACTAAACAAGCGTTCCCGTCGGATGACTGATGTaatatggggaaggggagagacttTGACCTGGGGAGGCAGACAGACAAAGCTGTGGCTCTCTCAGGCAAGTCATTTTCTTGGACCATCCCTGTTCGCCTTTGTAAACAGGAGTAATAACAGTCCCCAGTTCGCAGATCTGTGAGAGCTAGGTGGTGAGCTGCTGGTgaagcactcagcacagtgctAGTGCTGGCCCACGGAAGGGGTTAAACAAATTAATGCCACCTCACCCCCTTCCCACAGGGGCTCGCTGAAGGCCACAGGCGAGGCCTGTTGTTtcttgttaattaattaatttatttatttatttttggctgcattgggtcttcgttgctgtgcgtgggctttctctagttgtggcgagcgggggctcctcttcgttgcggtgcacgggcttctcattgcagtggcttctcttgctgcggagcccaggttctagagcacaggctcagtagttgtggcacacaggcttagttgctccacggcacgtgggatcttcccggaccagggttcgaacccgtgtcccctgcattggcaggcggattcttaaccactgtgccaccagggtagtcctGAGACCT
This window of the Balaenoptera ricei isolate mBalRic1 chromosome 20, mBalRic1.hap2, whole genome shotgun sequence genome carries:
- the ERAL1 gene encoding GTPase Era, mitochondrial; translated protein: MAAPGRSGAALLRTVLGVWPPGPDAAREWVTRLPSLLGSQQRCVSCVSGPAFFGPRLASASRPNGQNSALDCFLGLSQPDSSLNFRVPAVCMHRGEQDLLLVHRPDMPENPRVLRVVLLGAPNAGKSTLSNQLLGRKVFPVSQKVHTTRSQALGVITEKETQVILLDTPGLISPAKQKRHHLELSLLEDPWKSMESADLVVVLVDVSDKWTRNQLSPQVLQCLTQFSQVPSILVMNKVDCLKQKSVLLELTAALTEGVVNGKKLKTRQAVCSQRGNHCPSLAAKGPNTLSMGDPQRIGWPHFQEIFMLSALSQEDVKTLKQYLLAQAQPGPWEFHSGVLTSQTPEEICANMIREKLLEYLPQEVPYNVQQKTVMWEEGPNGKLVIEQKLLVPKESHMRILIGPKGHLISQMAQEVGRDLMNIFLCEVQLRLSVKLLK